The DNA window GGGCAAAAACGCCCATCTCCGCGGCTACGTGCAAATAAATATTATGCGCCGAAGATCCAGCCTTAGACAGTTTAATATCTTGAGACAACACGACTGGATAATTACCAATACCCACTCCCAACAATGGATGGTCCGCTATAGATACTAAACTTTTTTTCCAGATTTCTATTCTTTGAGCGTTAGAAGTCTCACCAAAATCTATGACTGATCTAATTCGATTACCAAGCATGCTCCAATCCCCTTTTGATAATAAAAATTGAGGCGAAGTAAATATCGGATAGGCAACAAAGAACATCATAAAAAACAAAATTATGTAGCTAGAAATGAATTTAAAATAACTCACCTTAGTTTCTTTCTTAATCGTCATATAGATAATCACGCCGATAGCAAGCGCAACCACTCCCACACTCGCCGCCCAGAAACCTCTGGTGCCAGTTAAAATTACTGCTAGGAATATTATCGGCACCCAAACCACGAATAGCTTAGTCCTTGTTTTAATCAAATCTTGGAATTTCGCACCAACATCCATTTTGCGCATAGTCCAAGCAAAAATAGCTGGCATACCCAGAAGCAGAAATATTGGGAAAGAATGAGAATCTGGAAAAAGAGAAAACATCCTCAACGAAAGTTGCTCTCCGTAGTAAGCGAACCAAGTATTACCAACCCTCACGGCAATATCGCACCATTGCTGACCAAACTGATTGCATTGGATGTTCTCACCCCATATGCGCATGAATTGATAAATATCAATAAAGTAACTTGAGGCCAATTGTAAAAAACCAATAATCGTAACTAGTAAAACCGGAATCGTTAAGGCTCGAATTAGTCGCTTCGAAAAATCGCTACTTCTCGTGGTTAGATAGTAAACTGGAAAGCCAACCAAGCTTAAATTAGTAAAATAGATAATTCTTTTGATAGCGGCCGCCTTATCCGAAGCCATGGACACTGAAAGTAACATCAGCGCATAAAGTGCAACGAGAGCCATTGCGTACAAAGGGCGCCATTGTACAAAGGCGCCCTTTGTAAAGATTTTCGTGGTTTTAAGCCGGGACAAAAACCATTTCACGAATAATATGACTGAGAATATCCTCCAAGAATTAAAGTTATCAAAGCTAGAACTGAATGGAATCGCCAAAAACATCGGGATTGAGGCCGCAAAAAATATTACTCCATCCTCCAGCGGTGCTAAGATCAAATACAAAGCTAACATGGCCACTAAATATAAAACGAATTCGCGAGGTATAAGACCAGAAATAACCAGAAAGAAGCAGATAACCTCAGCCACGTAAACTATTCCGCCAGTTTTTTTATTATTTAACATTCTCAAAAAATGATTTAGCAAAACTGCTCCAGCTAAGCCTTGGAATTAATTCTTTGTATCTATCCTTACAATATTTTCTTTTTTGCTCGTCTTTGAGTCCCCTATCAATAGCATCGGCAATCTTTTCTGAGGTACCGTTTGCAGCAAAAAAAGCAGCATCGTTAAAAAGTTCGTGATTCAAGGCGTTGTCCATCACAACTACTGGTACGCCATATGAAGCCGCTTCCACCGGCGGCAAACCGAACGCCTCTGATTCAGATACATAAACAACCAATTCGGCGCTAGAATACAATCTTGAGATTTCGTCATCAGCTACATAGTCACGATAATTAATTCTTTCACGGCCAAATCTATTATTCATTTCTTTAACCATGCTCTGAATTATCGGTCTGGGATATTTATCCCGGCCCACCAATATTAATCTCAGATCTGGATATTTGGGGGCTATCTGACTAAAAGCTAATATCGTTTCTTTGGCGTGGCGTCTTGCAAACATTTGGCCCACGTATAATATGTACAGGCTATTCGATTTAAAATCTTGTGCAACTTCTCTAGCCCGATGGGACCCAAGACGTGAAACAAATATCTTATTTGGTTTTATTTTGTATAGTCTGGCAACCTCATCTTTCGATGCCCCCGATATGGCCATGATTTTATAAGCGAACTTCGCGGCCCAGTTAGTAAACATCCCATAGGCTAATCTATATTTGAACGGCAACGTACCTTGCTTGTACTCATAGTAAACATCGTTGGTCAGTATCACTACGGCTTTCCCTAAGTATAATGGCGGCATCATATAGGCCGGGAAAAACATTCTATCGACGCCGTCGAGCATTGCCTTAACTGGCATTAAAATGTGATAAAAAATATTAAACGATTTTAGGGACTTCCAGCCGACGATTCTTTTGACGAATATTGGATTCTTCAGAACTTCGTCGTCGGGGATGAATTGATTGAAATATAGATATAATTTAAATTCTTTATGCCATTCTATATTTTTCTCATATTCTTTAAGTAAATTTAAAACCACGTGGCCAACGCCCCATCTAGACTTTGCATCCTCTAAATTTTCGCACTCAATCCCTATTTTAAGCATGTCGTATTATTATTGACACTCGAGGTTATCATCATATACTACGTGAAGATCTTTGTGGAGGCCATCATGGCTAACAAAGCATTACTGCCGGGAAAAAGATTTGAGCTAAATAACCATTTAGGACAATCCTATCCCTTGCCATGCCCAGGATGCAATACCATACTGCAACGCGATAACGTATCATTTGAATCTTGCGTTGAAGAAGGCCTGGTCGAACTTATCAATGGCGTGCTAGTACAGGAATTACATATTCCAGTCTGTCCATTCAGCTGGGTCGGTAATAACTAGGGGCTAAGTAGCCTCTTTTTAATTTCCTATTTTGCCCATTTTATCTTTATAAAAATCGAATACTCCGTTTAGTATTGCCTGCGACCTTTCTTTTTCGATACCAAATATCAATTTGATTATCTGCTTTTTAATAATCCAGATGCTCCAGGGCCACAATAATATTTGCACCCACCACGGACCAAATTTACGATTGAAATAAAGAGCGTTACGGTAATGATATCTCAACAGTAACGGAGACCCTAATTTTTTGGTTGAGGCCGATACCTTATGATTAATAGATACTCCTTCGGCTATGCCGATTGAAAACCCGGCTTGAGCCGCAGTCAATGATAAGTCGGCATCTTCAAAGTACAGAAAATAGTCCTCATCCATTAGGCCAATCTTTTCAAACACATCACTAGATATGGCCGCGCCACCACCGATGGCGTAGATATTAGAAACACAATGGCCGCGTTGAATACAATGGCTGTCTTTTAGGCCGCAAAGACAGCCATTGTATTCAGGCGTATATATGTGTCCGAGGGTAGGCTTTAGCCACTTCACCAAGCCAGCATAGGCCGTATGCCCACCCTCATCCAAAGGTATTGAAACTACCCCCCTTTTGAGCCTCAAAACGGCCTTTAGGCGAGCGATAAAGTCCTTTTCAGGTGTTGTATCGTTATTGATCAAAATCACCCATTTTGACCCTCCGGCCAAGGCCTTTTTTATGCCCACATTACACCCCCCAGAAAAGCCGAGGTTTTGACCATTTTTAATAACCACCAGGTTCTGCCAACCATGCTTTTTTTGATACTCATTGAGCCTATCTATGTCGGCCACGTTAGAACCATTCTCAACTACAATCAATTCGAAATCAGAATCGGTTTGATTCTTAAATATATTTAGAAGATTAATCGTGTCTTCTGCTCCGTTATAATTTACAGTTACTATTGATATCTTCATCTTATCCATTAATACCATAATACTACAAAAAGCGGCGAAACGCCGCTTTGTTGATATTTATGCCCGAGAAGTTTCTGCGATATAGCTCTGCTCGAAAGCAAACCACATCTCTCTCCACTCTCCGTTAAGACGGATCCTAGAAAATACGAGCATATCGGGCGGATCACCACGCCCCTGACAATTAAAATCAGACTTACTGTAAATTTTCTCATGTTCCATTTTATAAACAGTACAACCGATTTCATTGCCGTAAAATTGATACCCAAGTTGCTCTGGGTTCTTAGCAATCTGAACGGCCGATATTAGGTCTTCAGTCATGAGAACTGGATCAGATACTTCTCCATGGCCAGTATCGTGCGTTGCGATGACAATGAACATGTAAGCCTCCCCTGCTTAGAAACTGAGCCGATAATCTCACAAATCCCGGCATGCGTCAATTAACTCAAGGTGTTTAAAAATAGCGGGAGGAACTTTCGAGAGGCTCTCGCAGGAACGAAAGTTTTCCCCCTATTTTACTCGATTATCTCCAATATAGCATTTCTAAAATTTTCGAGAGAGAATCTCTTGGCTGATTCTTTGATAAGATTTGGGCTATATTTGTGATAATTATCATTGAGCCTTCTAATGCCATCTGCCAAAGCTTCTGGTATCGGATCGTCAAAAAATTCTCCAGTAACCCCCTCTTCGATGATCTCCATGGCACCGCCCCTACGTAGTGCCACTACTGGCTTGCCATAAGCCATAGCCTCAACCGGAGCAATCCCGAAATCTTCTTCTTGCGGCATAATGAATGCCCGACAATTCTTGTAATAGCCAGCCAAAAACTCATCAGAAACGAATCCCAGCAAATCAACATTATCGCCAGCCATCCTTTTTAATCTCCTCTTGGTCGGCCCATCGCCGATTATGATCAAGGGTAATTTTAGCTTATTAAAAGTATCAATAACCAAGGCAATATTTTTATAGTCATAAAGCCTCGAAACAATCAGATAATAATTCTCAATAGTCGGCACAAAATCTGATTCTATGTTGTAGGTATTCACTGGTGGGAATATAATCTTTGAATCTCTGTGGTAGTATTTTTTTATCCTATCTTGAACATTCTTCGATATGGCGATAAATTCATCGACTCTATCCGAGGCCAAGCGATCCCATATTCTTAAATAGTGTCTGGCGACTTTGCTAATTAATCCCGATCTTTCGTAGTCTGAATTTCTATCCCATAAAAATCTTGTTGGGCTATAGCAATAACAAATATGCCTAGTTTTTGGTTTTAGAACTAATCCCTTTGAGAAAATTACAGATGATGAGATTACTAGGTCAAATTCAGACAAATCAAATGACTCGATAATGCTAGGCATTATAAATGCTAAATATGGGTAAGCGGTCATCACGAAGGGAAGTCTCTGCAATCTGCTAGCTACAATTTTAGTATTAGGCAAATATCTACTAGTCAGCTTTTTCTTGTGAAATAAGGTATAAATCGGCGCATTGGGAAATATTTCATGCAAAGCAATAAGGGTGCGTTCGGCACCCCCCAAATTTAGAACCCAATCATGTACCAGCGCTATTTTCATTATATTAACTTATGGATGAGGCAAAGCGCTATCTCTTAGCTATCACATTTCTCTTGTAAACATCCAAATTCTCAAGGACTATACCCGTACCACGGGCGACACAAAATAAAGGATCGTCAGCTATCGACGCCGGTACGCCTGTAACTCGAGTGATGAGCGTGCTTATATTCTTTAACAAGGCTCCTCCACCGGAGACGATGATCCCCCGATCCATGATATCTGAACATAGCTCTGGAGGCGTAACTTCTAACACGCTTTTGATAATTTGAATTATTTCACGCAATTGTTCAGACATGGCGTCGGTTATCTCGTTAGAGCTTAACTCCACCGTTTTAGGATAGCCTGTAGCCAAGTCTCTACCTTTTATGTTTATCTTTTCTTCGACGGCCTGCTTAGCAGCGCTTCCGATGTTTATCTTGATCAACTCGGCTGTCCTTTCGCCGATAGCCAAGCCGTGCTTTTTCTTGATAAATTCAACAATAGCCGCGTCCAATTTATTGCCAGCCACTCTCACTGAAGAGCAACTCACGATGCCGCCCAACGAAATAACTGCCAATTCCGTGGTACCACCGCCAATATTTAAAATCATGTTGCCCGAAGGGTTGTTTATAGGGATCTTGGCACCAATCGCGGCTAGCACTGGTTCTTTGACCAAGTATACGGCCTTCGCACCAGCATTTAGAGCCGATTCGATAACAGCTCTCTTCTCGGTTGAAGTTATGCCAGCCGGTACTGATATCAACACTTCTGGCTTAACAAAATTCATAAATCCACCAGCTTTTTTTATGAAATATCTTAGCATCGCCGTAGTAATTCTATAATCGGCGATAGCTCCGTCGACAAGCGGTTTTGAAACTATAATACTATCCGGCGTTCGGCCGATCATTTCTTTTGCCAAATTCCCCACGGCTATAACCTTATTATCCAAAACCGAAATCGCCACCACCGACGGTTCATTTATGACGATACCCTTCTTGGGCAAGAAAACTACTGTATTAGTTGTACCCAGGTCTATACCAATCTTTTTCATCTTATATAAGGAATCTACCCGTAAATCGTGGAATTAGCAATTTTCGAATAATCCGACGTTAATCTGCGGAGGGAGTTAGGAAAAATTGATAATAAGCGATCATTTAAGCGCCTAAATTATACTAACTAATTATTCACAATACAAACATTTGACAGATCTTTCTAAAGATTGATAATTACTACCTTTCTGATAATATGTATTCATGACTAAGAGGCAAAAAAGATTATTATTCTATTGTGCAGTACTATTCTTCCTTTTCGGTAGCTATGTAGCCATTATGTACGCTCAAGGCTATAAATACGATTTTGCAGAAAACAATTTTTTCAAAACTGGGACGTTCCACTTAAAAGTTAACGAAGACGCCGAAGTATTCGTAGATGGAGAATATATGGGCACCACTTCCTTTCTTGGAACATCGTTCAGTCACGAAAGATTACTACCAGGAACCTACCAGACTAAAGTTCAAAAGAATGATTACTCCACTTGGCAGAAAAACATACAAGTTGAAGAAGGCTTAGTTACTGAATTTACTTCAATCATGCTTCTACCTCAAGCTGGGGTAGAGAAAGATAAACTTCTAGAGGAGATCAGCCTAATATTAGATGGCCCAAGTCCATCACCGACCCCCAGTGGATCAAAGGCTAGCCAGCCTAAGGGCTCACCCAGCCCCTCCCCAATAAAAACCCCGGAACTACCAAGCCTCCCATTCGTCATACAAAATAGAATACTATACCAGGCTAAGACCGATGACGATCAGATAACATTAGTCCCCGTAGCAGACGAAGCAACTGGATTTAAAATATCTCCCGACAAAAATAAAATAGCTTGGTGGAATAAAGGTGAATTGTGGTTATATTGGGTAAACAAAACTAATTATCAGCCCATACACATCAAAGGAGATATCGAATTGATCAAGACATTCGACGCGCCCATAAGTAAGCTTGATTGGTTTAGGGATAGTGAGCATATTGTTGTAGAGTCCATTGGGTTTAAGGTCATCGAGATTGACTCAAGAGGCGGATTGAATATTATCTCCATCTAAGAGATTTACTAAAGATAAAAAAGCCCCGCGTATGCGGGGTTTTTGCGTTTAATAGCGCCGTTCGAGATCGAACCAGAAGTAGAAACCGGAGTCAGGCGGATGGTAGTGGCCTGGGATATTGCAGAAACCTCTGATCCAGACCCAGCATTGACACCATTCATCCCATTCCCAGTGTCCTGGAACGTGCATGTATCTATCTCCCCAGAGGTCATGGAATGGCCTCCAGAAGAAGTAGTACTTATTCGCTCCGAACCACCAGCCGGAGGAATACTCTCCACGCCCGTAATCACCGAACTGCGGATGTGGCAGCGGCGTAGGTCGAGTCCTTGGAATGGCATAGCGCGGAAGATCCCTCAGAGGGAATCGCTGATGCGTTCCTTGGCCACCACGAGGCAACTCGTTCGAATAGATGCCAGGCGGCCGCATCATCGCGCCCGGCCCGCGACCCATGCCTTGACCTTGTCCACGGCCTTGCTGGTCACCACGACCCATGCCTTGACCTTGACCACGTTGAGTACCTGGATCTTGCCGTGGCCGACTCCGCTGAGGATCACGGCCCATGCCTTGACCCGAGCCTGAAGGTGGCCCCTGCCGTTGTGGCGGTTGCTGTCTTGGTTCGGCCCGAGGCGGTGGAGCCTGACGTGGCGGCGGCTGTTGCCGTGGCCTTTCTTGAGCTTGCGGGTCTCGAGTTGATCTTGGCTTGGCCTTTTCCCTTTCCTGGCTAGCCAAGAGTGCCGCCGATCCAAAGATCAGCAGCAGTAGAATCGAAAGAACTGTTCGTTTGCGGCGCATAAGTCACCTCCATGATGTAGCGCTCGACTCATTAACTTTACGCCATCATTAGATACTGTCAAGCTGGCGAACTAAAATCAAAACCCCTCGTTATTTCGAGGGGTTTTGATTTTATATTAAATAAATTAATCTTTCTGACGCCTTCGTTGTTCAAACTAACGCTTGCTCCACTGCGGCGATTTACGAGCCTTCTTCAATCCATACTTTCTTCTTTCCTTGGCCCTTGGATCTCTCTTTAGGAAATTAGCCTTTTTGAGCTTCTTCCTAAAATTAGCGTCAAATAAAGTTAGAGCTCTAGCCAATCCGTGTCGAACGGCTCCAGCTTGTCCCGACAATCCGCCACCATTAACCATTACTGTCGCTT is part of the Candidatus Yanofskybacteria bacterium genome and encodes:
- a CDS encoding glycosyltransferase family 4 protein; translated protein: MKIALVHDWVLNLGGAERTLIALHEIFPNAPIYTLFHKKKLTSRYLPNTKIVASRLQRLPFVMTAYPYLAFIMPSIIESFDLSEFDLVISSSVIFSKGLVLKPKTRHICYCYSPTRFLWDRNSDYERSGLISKVARHYLRIWDRLASDRVDEFIAISKNVQDRIKKYYHRDSKIIFPPVNTYNIESDFVPTIENYYLIVSRLYDYKNIALVIDTFNKLKLPLIIIGDGPTKRRLKRMAGDNVDLLGFVSDEFLAGYYKNCRAFIMPQEEDFGIAPVEAMAYGKPVVALRRGGAMEIIEEGVTGEFFDDPIPEALADGIRRLNDNYHKYSPNLIKESAKRFSLENFRNAILEIIE
- a CDS encoding rod shape-determining protein, coding for MKKIGIDLGTTNTVVFLPKKGIVINEPSVVAISVLDNKVIAVGNLAKEMIGRTPDSIIVSKPLVDGAIADYRITTAMLRYFIKKAGGFMNFVKPEVLISVPAGITSTEKRAVIESALNAGAKAVYLVKEPVLAAIGAKIPINNPSGNMILNIGGGTTELAVISLGGIVSCSSVRVAGNKLDAAIVEFIKKKHGLAIGERTAELIKINIGSAAKQAVEEKINIKGRDLATGYPKTVELSSNEITDAMSEQLREIIQIIKSVLEVTPPELCSDIMDRGIIVSGGGALLKNISTLITRVTGVPASIADDPLFCVARGTGIVLENLDVYKRNVIAKR